In the Ostrinia nubilalis chromosome 15, ilOstNubi1.1, whole genome shotgun sequence genome, one interval contains:
- the LOC135078980 gene encoding glyoxylate reductase/hydroxypyruvate reductase: MNYKRIATLSSSLVCRGHFVRNMSESGRYNVYITRSDMPQVGVDLLKKECNVKLWEKPSPVPRAEFLKSVAGTNGIYCSLTDKIDKELLDAAGPGLKVVATISVGYDHIDVQECRKRGIKVGYTPDVLTDATAELTLALLLSTSRRLPEAQHEARTGGWVSWAPTWMTGPGLAGAVVGIVGFGRIGQAVARRVKAFNTSKILYFNRSERSEAKEIGAEKVDFDKLLSESDFIICCAALTPETKEMFNKTAFEKMKKTAIFVNTSRGGTVDQDALIEALKTNQIRAAGLDVTTPEPLPLDNPLFKLKNCVVLPHIGSAAIEARNTMSELTAQNILSALESKEMPAELN, encoded by the exons ATGAATTATAAAAGAATAGCGACACTATCAAGTAGTTTAGTCTGTCGGGGTCATTTTGTGAGAAACATGAGCGAGTCGGGAAGATATAATGTGTATATTACACGCTCTGACATGCCACAAGTTGGTGTGGATCTGCTAAAGAAAGA GTGCAATGTAAAACTCTGGGAGAAACCATCACCGGTTCCAAGAGCAGAATTCTTAAAATCCGTAGCAGGAACAAACGGAATCTACTGCTCTTTAACCGATAAGATTGACAAGGAGTTGCTGGATGCTGCCGGCCCAGGGCTCAAAGTGGTGGCCACGATATCAGTGGGATACGATCACATTGACGTTCAGGAGTGCCGCAAGAGAGGCATCAAGGTTGGGTACACACCAGATGTACTGACTGATGCTACAGCTGAACTTACA CTAGCTCTACTCCTCTCAACATCAAGGCGCCTTCCTGAAGCCCAGCATGAAGCCAGAACAGGAGGCTGGGTCTCTTGGGCACCCACCTGGATGACAGGCCCAGGCCTTGCTGGAGCAGTTGTAGGAATCGTCGGATTTGGACGCATAGGTCAAGCTGTTGCAAGAAGAGTCAAAGCGTTTAACACTTCTAAAATTCTATACTTCAACCGTAGTGAGAGATCAGAAGCTAAGGAAATAGGAGCCGAAAAGGTTGATTTTGATAAGCTGCTAAGTGAAAGTGACTTTATCATCTGCTGTGCAGCTCTTACACCAGAAACAAAAGAAATGTTCAACAAAACTGCTTTTGAGAAGATGAAGAAAACTGCCATATTTGTAAATACCAGTCGAGGAGGCACTGTAGATCAAGATGCACTTATAGAGGCCCTGAAAACCAACCAAATAAGAGCAGCTGGTTTGGATGTCACCACTCCAGAACCACTCCCGTTAGATAACCCATTGTTCAAGTTGAAGAATTGTGTAGTTCTACCCCACATTGGCAGTGCCGCTATTGAAGCCAGAAATACCATGAGTGAGCTGACAGCTCAGAATATCTTATCTGCTTTGGAAAGCAAAGAAATGCCAGCTGAATTGAATTAA